A region of the Streptomyces sp. NBC_00442 genome:
GCCGGCCGAGCCGCTTGCCGGTGCGCAGGTAGAACGGCACGCCCGCCCAGCGGCGGTTGTCGATCTCCAGCTTGATCGCGGCATAGGTGTCGGTCTTCGACTTGGGGTCGATGCCGTCTTCCTGGAGGTAGCCGACGGCCTTCTCGCCGCCCTGCCACCCGGCCGCGTACTGGGCCCGTACGGTGGACTTGCCGAGATCCTTGGGCAGCCGCACGGCGCCGAGCACCTTGGTCTTCTCCGCCGCGAGCGCGTCCGCGTCGAAGGAGGCGGGCTCCTCCATCGCGGTCAGCGCCATCAGCTGGAGCAGGTGGTTCTGAATGACGTCACGGGCCGCGCCGATGCCGTCGTAGTAGCCGGCCCGGCCGCCGATGCCGATGTCCTCGGCCATCGTGATCTGGACGTGGTCGACGTAGGAGCGGTTCCACAGCGGCTCGAACATGGTGTTCGCGAACCGCAGGGCCAGGATGTTCTGAACGGTCTCCTTGCCCAGGTAGTGGTCGATCCGGAAGACCTCGTTGGGCGGGAAGACCTCGTGCACGACCTGGTTGAGCTCCTCCGCGGAGATCAGGTCGTGGCCGAACGGCTTCTCGATGACCGCACGGCGCCAGGATCCGTTCGCCTGGTCGGCGAGCCCGTGCTTCTTGAGCTGCTGGACGACCTTGGGGAAGAACTTCGGCGGCACCGACAGGTAGAAGGCGTAGTTGCCGCCCGTGCCCTGTGCCTTGTCGAGTTCCTGGATCGTGGTCTTCAGGGTCTCGAACGCGTCGTCGTCGTCGAAGTCGCCCTGGACGAAGCGCATCCCCTGGATGAGCTGCTGCCAGACCTCCTCACGGAACGGCGTACGGGCGTGCGCCTTGACCGCGTCGTGGACCTCCTGAGCGAAGTCCTCGTCCTGCCACTCGCGGCGGGCGAAGCCGATCAGGGAGAAGCCCGGCGGCAGCAGACCGCGGTTGGCGAGGTCATAGACGGCGGGCATCAACTTTTTACGGGACAAATCGCCCGTAACGCCAAAGATCACCAGGCCCGACGGCCCCGCGATGCGCGGGAGCCGTCGGTCTGCGGCGTCACGAAGCGGATTCGCTTGGCGAATCGCAGTCAAGATTTACGCCTCCGAGGGTGCGAGGCGCTTGAGCTCCGCCTCGGTGGACTTGAGCAGGTCGTTCCAGGCGCCCTCGAACTTCTCGACGCCCTCGTCCTCGAGGAGCTTCACGACCTCGTCGTAGGAGATCCCCAGCTTCTCGACCGCGTCGAGCTCGGCACGCGCCTGCTCGTAGGTGCCGGTCACCGTGTCGCCGGTGATCTGCCCGTGGTCGGCGGTCGCCTCCATGGTGGCTTCCGGCATGGTGTTCACCGTGTTGGGCGCCACCAGGTCGTCCACGTACAGGGTGTCCTTGTACGCCTTGTCCTTGACGCCGGTCGAGGCCCACAGCGGGCGCTGCTTGTTGGCGTGCGCCTTGTCCAGCGCGTTCCAGCGGTCGGAGGAGAAGACCTCCTCGTACGCCTGGTAGGCCAGGCGCGCGTTGGCGAGACCGGCCTTGCCACGGGCGGCCTTCGCCTCGTCGGTGCCGAGCGCGTCGATGCGCTTGTCGATCTCGGTGTCCACACGGGACACGAAGAAGGACGCCACGGAGTGGATCTTCGACAGGTCCAGGCCGCGCTCCTTGGCCTTCTCCAGGCCCGAGAGGTAGGCGTCCATGACCTCGCGGTAGCGCTCCAGCGAGAAGATCAGCGTGACGTTGACGCTGATGCCGAGACCGATGGTCTCGGTGATCGCCGGCAGTCCCGCCTTGGTGGCCGGGATCTTGATGAGCGTGTTCGGCCGGTCCACCAGCCACGCGAGCTGCTTGGCCTCGGCGACCGTCGCCCGGGTGTTGTGCGCCAGGCGCGGGTCGACCTCGATGGACACCCGGCCGTCCTGGCCGTCGGTGGCGTCGAAGACCGGGCGCAGGATGTCGGCGGCGTCCCTCACGTCAGCCGTCGTGATCATGCGGATGGCCTCTTCGACGGTCACCTTGCGGGCCGCGAGGTCGGTCAGCTGGGTGTCGTAGCCGTCACCCTGGCTGATCGCCTTCTGGAAGATCGACGGGTTGGTCGTGACACCCACCACGTGCGACTGGTCGATCAGCTCGGCCAGGTTGCCGGACGTGATCCGCTTGCGCGACAGGTCGTCGAGCCAGATCGCGACGCCTTCGTCGGAGAGGCGCTTGAGTGCGTCTGTCATGAGAAATGCATCTCCTACTAGTTCGTATACCGGCGTCAGCGCGCGGCGGCTTCGATCGATTCCCGGGCGGCCGCGGCCACGTGGTCGGCGGTGAAGCCGAACTCCTTGAACAGGACCTTGCCGTCCGCGGAAGCGCCGAAGTGCTCCAGCGAGACGATGCGGCCCGCGTCACCCACGAAGCGGTGCCAGGTCAGACCGATACCGGCCTCGACCGCGACCCGCGCCCTGACCGACGGCGGAAGGACGCTGTCCCGGTACGCCTGGTCCTGCGCCTCGAACCACTCCACGCACGGCATCGAGACCACTCGGGCCGGGACACCGGCGGCCTGGAGCTGCTCGCGCGCCTCGACGGCGAGCTGGACCTCGGAGCCGGTGCCGATGAGCACGACCTGCGCGTCGCCGCCCTCGGCGTCCACGAGCACGTAACCGCCCTTGGCGGCGTCCTCGTTGACCTCGTACGTCGGCACGCCCTGGCGGGTCAGCACGAGGCCGTGCGGGGCCCCCTTGCCGTACACCTTGGTGTAGCGCCTGAGGATCTCGCGCCAGGCGATGGCGGTCTCGTTGGCGTCCGCGGGGCGGACCACGTTGAGGCCGGGGATCGCGCGCAGCGAGGCCAGGTGCTCGACGGGCTGGTGCGTCGGACCGTCCTCGCCCAGACCGATCGAGTCGTGCGTCCACACGTACGTCACCGGCAGGTGCATCAGCGCGGACAGACGCACGGCGTTGCGCATGTAGTCGGAGAACACCAGGAAGGTGCCGCCGTAGATGCGGGTGTGGCCGTGCAGCGCGATGCCGTTCATCTCCGCGGCCATGGAGTGCTCGCGGATGCCGAAGTGCACGGTGCGGCCGTACGGGTCGGCCTCGGGCAGCGGGTTGCCGGCCGGCAGGAACGACGACGTCTTGTCGATGGTCGTGTTGTTCGAGCCGGCGAGGTCGGCGGAGCCGCCCCACAGCTCGGGCATGACCGCGCCGAGCGCTTGGAGGACCTTGCCGGACGCGGCACGGGTGGCGACCGCCTTGCCCGTCTCGAAGACCGGGAGGTGCGACTCCCAGCCCTCGGGCAGCTCGCCCGCGTTGATGCGGTCGAAGTCGGCGGCGCGCTCCGGGTTGGCGGTGCGCCAGGCGGCGAACGTCTTCTCCCACTCGGCCTTGGCCTCACGGCCGCGGTCGAGCGCCTCGCGGGTGTGCGCGAGAACCTCGTCGGCGACGAAGAAGGACTTCTCCGGGTCGAAGCCGAGGACGCGCTTGGTGGCGGCCACCTCGTCGTCGCCGAGCGCCGAGCCGTGCGCGGCCTCGGTGTTCTGCGCGTTCGGGGCGGGCCAGGCGATGATCGAGCGCATCGCGATGAACGACGGCCGGTCGGTGACCGCCTTCGCGGCCTCGATCGCGTCGTACAGCGCCTCCGCGTCCAGGTCGCCGTCGGGCTTCGGCGCGACGCGCTGGACGTGCCAGCCGTAGGCCTCGTACCGCTTGACGGTGTCCTCGGAGACGGCGGTCTCGGTGTCGCCCTCGATCGAGATGTGGTTGTCGTCCCACAAAAGGACCAGGTTGCCGAGCTGCTGGTGCCCGGCGAGCGAGGACGCCTCGGAGGAGATGCCCTCCTGGAGGCAGCCGTCACCGGCGATCGCGAAGACGAAGTGGTCGAACGGGGAGGTGCCGGGGGCGGCCTCCGGGTCGAACAGGCCGCGCTCGTAGCGGGCGGCCATCGCCATGCCCACCGCGTTGGCGACACCCTGGCCCAGCGGGCCCGTCGTCGTCTCGACGCCGGTGGTGTGGCCGTACTCCGGGTGGCCCGGAGTCTTCGAACCCCAGGTGCGGAACGCCTTGAGGTCGTCCAGCTCCAGGCCGAAGCCGGCCAGGTACAGCTGGATGTAGAGGGTCAGGGACGAGTGGCCCGCGGAGAGTACGAAACGGTCGCGTCCAACCCAGTCGGCGTCCGCCGGGTCGTGCCGCATCACCTTCTGGAAGAGGGTGTACGCGGCCGGCGAGAGGCTCATCGCCGTACCTGGATGGCCGTTGCCGACCTTCTGTACGGCATCCGCGGCCAGTACGCGGCCGGTGTCTACGGCCCGCTGGTCCAGCTCGGTCCACTGGAGGTCTGTGGTGGTCGGCTTGGTGCTCACCCTGAGTCAGGGCTCCTCTCCACATGTCGTTTCCCGGTGACTGAGGGCGCACCGGGCGTTGTCGAGCCTACCCCCGCAGGAACGCTCATTTTTTCGACTGACTGCACGTTGAGACGGACACGTCCAGGGTGCCGGGGACCGGCGAAATCCGCCTCCCGGCGAACCATCCCCAACACGACCCCACCCCCGGGGATGGCGACGTATGGGCAACGTCTACAGTGGCGTGGTACGCGCAAGTCTTTACCGGGCCTTCACGCTCGGAAACGTGCCGGAATACCGGGGACTTGCTGGGAATTCTCTGTCAGGGGTGTGCGTGACGGCCGTCGAGTCCCGACCCGCAGGGGTCGTCTTGACTCCCAGCCCGGGGGGCCATCGGCCATTCGGGGCCCGCGTCAAGGCCTTTGTGGCGCTGACCAAGCCACGGATCATCGAACTGCTCCTCATCACCACCATTCCGGTGATGTTCCTGGCCGAGCAGGGTGTTCCCCCGCTGTGGCTGGTCTTCGCCACGACACTGGGCGGGTACCTCTCAGCGGGCGGCGCAAACGCCCTCAACATGTACATCGACCGCGACATCGACGCGCTGATGGACCGCACCTCCCAGCGTCCGCTGGTGACCGGCATGGTCTCGCCGCGCGAATGTCTGGTCTTCGGCATCTCGCTCGCCGTCGTCTCGACGCTGTGGTTCGGGCTCCTGGTCAACTGGCTCTCGGCGGCCCTGTCGCTGGGCGCGCTGCTCTTCTACGTCGTCGTGTACACGATGATCCTCAAGCGCCGGACCTCGCAGAACATCGTGTGGGGCGGCATCGCGGGCTGTCTGCCGGTGCTCATCGGCTGGTCCTCGGTCACCGATTCGATGTCGTGGGCGCCGGTCATCCTGTTCCTCGTCATGTTCTTCTGGACGCCGCCGCACTACTGGCCGCTGTCCATGAAGGTCAGGGAGGACTACGCCCGGGTCGGCGTGCCGATGCTGCCGGTGGTCGCCTCCAACAAGGTCGTGGCCCGTCAGATCGTCCTCTACAGCTGGGTGATGGTGGCCGTCTCGCTGCTGCTGACCCCGCTCGGCTACACCGGCTGGTTCTACACGGCCGTCGCGCTGGTCTCCGGCGGCTGGTGGCTGTGGGAGGCACACGCGCTCCAGAACCGCGCCAAGCACGAGGCGACGGGGACCAAGCTGAAGGAGATGCGGCTGTTCCACTGGTCCATCACCTATGTGTCGCTGCTCTTCGTCGCCGTCGCGGTGGACCCGTTCCTGCGCTGAGCGCGACCGTTCGCATCCTTGAGGGGCCGTGGCGCAAGCCACTGGCCCCTCTTGTCGCTCCCGGGGCTACCCGCTAGTAGCATCGCGGCATGGCAGACACCCAGGTTGACGAGAAGCAGGCCGCGAAGGCCGAACGGCACGCGGCCAGGCTGGCCCGCCTGATCGGCTCCTTCGCCAAGGAACACGGCGGCGCCGAGGGCCAGATCGCGTACATCGGCCAGAAGGGCGCCCGCATCGTGCTGGTCGGCGAGGACGGCGGCTGGGGCGACCTGGTGGCCCCGACCCACGCCGTGGCGCTCAGCGCCGTCGAGAAGTCGGGCATCACCGTCCACGAGGACTTCGACGGGGAGTTCGCGGCCAAGGTGAAGACCGGCCCGTACGAGTGGAGCCGCATGGCCGGGATCCAGCTCGGCGGTCCGAAGAACAGCTGAGCGGCAGCCGATCAATACCGATCCGGGGCTCACCCGTTAGGAGGGGTACAAGCGCGTCCACCCCAGGGAGCCCCGGATGATCGACACACCGACCCTGGTGGACCAGTACTGCCACGGCATCCTGCGCACCGAACTGGGCCTCGGCACCTTCGAGACGGCCCTCGGCCGCACCGGCACCCTGCCCGCGCCCGGCACCACCTTCTTCGACACCCAGACCGGCTTCGCCGTACGCCGCTGGTGCCCCCCGCTCCTCGGCCTGGAGCCGCACTGCCCTCCGGCCCGCTATCTGGCCCGCCGGCGCGAACTGGGCGTCCTGGAGTCGGGCAGACGCCTGCTGAGAGGCTCCGGCGTCTCCACCTATCTGGTCGACACCGGGCTGCCCGGCGACCTCACCGCGCCGCACGAGATCGCCGCCGCCGGCGCGGCCGACGCCCACGAGATCGTCCGCCTCGAACTCCTGGCCGAACAGGTCGCCGACACGTCCGGAACCGTCGAGTCCTTCCTGGCCAACCTCGCCGAAGCCGTGCACACAGCCGCCCATTCGGCCATCGCCTTCGCTTCGGTCGCGGGCGTACGCGAAGGGCTCGACCCGCAGCCGCCGGGGCCGGGGGAGGTGCGCGGGGCGGCCGGGCGGTGGCTCGCGGGCCGGCGCAAGCACGACCGCCTCGCCGACCCCGTGCTCCTGCGCCACCTGCTGTGGAGCGCGGTCGCGGCCGGGCGCCCGCTCCAGCTCCAGGTGGGGATGGCGGACCCGATGCTGCTCGCCGGATTCGCGGACGCGACGGGCGGGCTCGGCACCGATCTGGTGCTGCTGCACGGCTATCCGTACCACCGCCAGGCCGCGCATCTGGCCGGCCTGCACCCGCACGTGTACGCGGACGTCGGGCCCGCCCTGGTGCGCACGGGGGCCCGGTCCGCCGCCGTCCTCGCGGAAATCCTGGAGCTGGCCCCGTTCGGGAAGCTGCTCTACTCCAGCGGGGCGTGCGGGCTGCCCGAGCTGCACGTGGTGGGCGCCCGGCTGTTCGCG
Encoded here:
- the tkt gene encoding transketolase; this encodes MSTKPTTTDLQWTELDQRAVDTGRVLAADAVQKVGNGHPGTAMSLSPAAYTLFQKVMRHDPADADWVGRDRFVLSAGHSSLTLYIQLYLAGFGLELDDLKAFRTWGSKTPGHPEYGHTTGVETTTGPLGQGVANAVGMAMAARYERGLFDPEAAPGTSPFDHFVFAIAGDGCLQEGISSEASSLAGHQQLGNLVLLWDDNHISIEGDTETAVSEDTVKRYEAYGWHVQRVAPKPDGDLDAEALYDAIEAAKAVTDRPSFIAMRSIIAWPAPNAQNTEAAHGSALGDDEVAATKRVLGFDPEKSFFVADEVLAHTREALDRGREAKAEWEKTFAAWRTANPERAADFDRINAGELPEGWESHLPVFETGKAVATRAASGKVLQALGAVMPELWGGSADLAGSNNTTIDKTSSFLPAGNPLPEADPYGRTVHFGIREHSMAAEMNGIALHGHTRIYGGTFLVFSDYMRNAVRLSALMHLPVTYVWTHDSIGLGEDGPTHQPVEHLASLRAIPGLNVVRPADANETAIAWREILRRYTKVYGKGAPHGLVLTRQGVPTYEVNEDAAKGGYVLVDAEGGDAQVVLIGTGSEVQLAVEAREQLQAAGVPARVVSMPCVEWFEAQDQAYRDSVLPPSVRARVAVEAGIGLTWHRFVGDAGRIVSLEHFGASADGKVLFKEFGFTADHVAAAARESIEAAAR
- a CDS encoding heme o synthase; this translates as MCVTAVESRPAGVVLTPSPGGHRPFGARVKAFVALTKPRIIELLLITTIPVMFLAEQGVPPLWLVFATTLGGYLSAGGANALNMYIDRDIDALMDRTSQRPLVTGMVSPRECLVFGISLAVVSTLWFGLLVNWLSAALSLGALLFYVVVYTMILKRRTSQNIVWGGIAGCLPVLIGWSSVTDSMSWAPVILFLVMFFWTPPHYWPLSMKVREDYARVGVPMLPVVASNKVVARQIVLYSWVMVAVSLLLTPLGYTGWFYTAVALVSGGWWLWEAHALQNRAKHEATGTKLKEMRLFHWSITYVSLLFVAVAVDPFLR
- the tal gene encoding transaldolase, which produces MTDALKRLSDEGVAIWLDDLSRKRITSGNLAELIDQSHVVGVTTNPSIFQKAISQGDGYDTQLTDLAARKVTVEEAIRMITTADVRDAADILRPVFDATDGQDGRVSIEVDPRLAHNTRATVAEAKQLAWLVDRPNTLIKIPATKAGLPAITETIGLGISVNVTLIFSLERYREVMDAYLSGLEKAKERGLDLSKIHSVASFFVSRVDTEIDKRIDALGTDEAKAARGKAGLANARLAYQAYEEVFSSDRWNALDKAHANKQRPLWASTGVKDKAYKDTLYVDDLVAPNTVNTMPEATMEATADHGQITGDTVTGTYEQARAELDAVEKLGISYDEVVKLLEDEGVEKFEGAWNDLLKSTEAELKRLAPSEA
- the zwf gene encoding glucose-6-phosphate dehydrogenase; translated protein: MTAIRQANPLRDAADRRLPRIAGPSGLVIFGVTGDLSRKKLMPAVYDLANRGLLPPGFSLIGFARREWQDEDFAQEVHDAVKAHARTPFREEVWQQLIQGMRFVQGDFDDDDAFETLKTTIQELDKAQGTGGNYAFYLSVPPKFFPKVVQQLKKHGLADQANGSWRRAVIEKPFGHDLISAEELNQVVHEVFPPNEVFRIDHYLGKETVQNILALRFANTMFEPLWNRSYVDHVQITMAEDIGIGGRAGYYDGIGAARDVIQNHLLQLMALTAMEEPASFDADALAAEKTKVLGAVRLPKDLGKSTVRAQYAAGWQGGEKAVGYLQEDGIDPKSKTDTYAAIKLEIDNRRWAGVPFYLRTGKRLGRRVTEIAVVFQRAPHSPFDHTATEELGQNALVIRVQPDEGVTVRFGSKVPGTSMEVRDVSMDFAYGESFTESSPEAYERLILDVLLGDSNLFPRVEEVELSWKILDPIEQYWDAHGKPAQYPSGTWGPDEADEMLARDGRSWRRP
- a CDS encoding amidohydrolase; this encodes MIDTPTLVDQYCHGILRTELGLGTFETALGRTGTLPAPGTTFFDTQTGFAVRRWCPPLLGLEPHCPPARYLARRRELGVLESGRRLLRGSGVSTYLVDTGLPGDLTAPHEIAAAGAADAHEIVRLELLAEQVADTSGTVESFLANLAEAVHTAAHSAIAFASVAGVREGLDPQPPGPGEVRGAAGRWLAGRRKHDRLADPVLLRHLLWSAVAAGRPLQLQVGMADPMLLAGFADATGGLGTDLVLLHGYPYHRQAAHLAGLHPHVYADVGPALVRTGARSAAVLAEILELAPFGKLLYSSGACGLPELHVVGARLFAEALGRVLGGWVTEGAWSRADAQRVAGMIAAGNARRVYGLTDPA